In one Longimicrobium sp. genomic region, the following are encoded:
- a CDS encoding ABC transporter substrate-binding protein: MTFSYRRTAVALGLALLAACGGGGGGGGGEASGAAKDAADRDAQVPQAQRFGGTIVVGAIGEIPDMNPLTATDQTSDNVRQFVLFTPLITYDEKLEPVPYLARSWEVNADTTELTFHLRNDIWWQDGVKTTAYDVKFSYDLARNPDTGFPNLAFWTHYGDATVPDSFTFKVKMTPHADYMDPWRSFAPAPEHVLRGTAPAQMRNHPFSTRNVVGNGPFRFVSHTEGQSWVFEANPRWPAELGGRPYADRIVYRPIPEPTTLLTELLNGNIDYYIAPASIQAEQIEQNPNTRLVSFPDRQFAVIAWNERRPLFRDANVRRALTMAIDREGILQGVRRGYGRLANSTIPPFYWNYDPQAGADLKYDPAAARRLLEQAGWRDTNGDGIIDRDGTPFSFTLYTNSGNRERQDITEIVQAQLKAVGIAVQPRVQEWGALLDRLQRPARDYDAAVVGWVTEFRIDDSDLFSCEKMEEPFQWVGYCDRQTQRYLDTLPKIADRTAAKPLWIEYQRKISHDQPFTFLYFTRRLEGVHERLRNVHPDARGDWVGAARWYLDPRMRRPGR, translated from the coding sequence ATGACGTTTTCGTACAGGCGGACGGCCGTGGCGCTCGGGCTGGCGCTGCTGGCGGCGTGCGGGGGCGGCGGAGGCGGAGGCGGAGGCGAAGCCAGCGGCGCGGCGAAGGACGCCGCGGACCGCGACGCGCAGGTGCCGCAGGCCCAGCGCTTCGGCGGCACCATCGTGGTGGGCGCCATCGGCGAGATCCCGGACATGAACCCGCTCACCGCCACCGACCAGACGTCGGACAACGTGCGCCAGTTCGTGCTCTTCACCCCGCTGATCACCTACGACGAGAAGCTGGAGCCGGTGCCGTACCTGGCCCGCAGCTGGGAGGTCAACGCCGACACCACCGAGCTGACCTTCCACCTGCGCAACGACATCTGGTGGCAGGACGGGGTGAAGACCACCGCGTACGACGTGAAGTTCTCGTACGACCTGGCGCGCAACCCCGACACCGGCTTCCCGAACCTGGCGTTCTGGACCCACTACGGCGACGCGACCGTCCCCGACTCGTTCACCTTCAAGGTGAAGATGACGCCGCACGCCGACTACATGGACCCGTGGCGCTCCTTCGCCCCGGCGCCCGAGCACGTCCTGCGGGGGACGGCGCCGGCGCAGATGCGCAACCATCCGTTCTCCACGCGCAACGTGGTGGGGAACGGGCCCTTCCGGTTCGTGTCGCACACCGAGGGGCAGAGCTGGGTGTTCGAGGCCAACCCGCGCTGGCCGGCGGAGCTGGGAGGGCGTCCCTACGCCGACCGCATCGTCTACCGCCCCATCCCCGAGCCGACCACGCTGCTGACCGAGCTGCTGAACGGGAACATCGACTACTACATCGCCCCCGCGTCGATCCAGGCGGAGCAGATCGAGCAGAATCCCAACACGCGCCTCGTCTCCTTCCCCGACCGGCAGTTCGCGGTGATCGCGTGGAACGAGCGCAGGCCGCTGTTCAGGGACGCGAACGTGCGGCGGGCGCTGACCATGGCCATCGACCGCGAGGGGATCCTGCAGGGGGTGCGGCGGGGCTACGGGCGGCTGGCCAACAGCACCATCCCTCCGTTCTACTGGAACTACGACCCGCAGGCGGGCGCGGACCTGAAGTACGATCCCGCCGCCGCGCGCCGGCTCCTGGAGCAGGCCGGGTGGCGCGACACGAACGGCGACGGCATCATCGACAGGGACGGGACGCCGTTCTCCTTCACCCTGTACACCAACAGCGGCAACCGCGAGCGGCAGGACATCACCGAGATCGTGCAGGCGCAGCTCAAGGCGGTGGGGATCGCGGTGCAGCCGCGCGTGCAGGAGTGGGGCGCGCTCCTCGACCGGCTGCAGCGCCCGGCCCGCGACTACGACGCCGCGGTCGTGGGATGGGTGACCGAGTTCCGCATCGACGACTCGGACCTGTTCAGCTGCGAGAAGATGGAGGAACCGTTCCAGTGGGTGGGCTACTGCGACCGGCAGACGCAGCGCTACCTGGACACGCTCCCCAAGATCGCGGACCGGACCGCCGCCAAGCCGCTCTGGATCGAGTACCAGCGGAAGATCTCGCACGACCAGCCGTTCACCTTCCTGTACTTCACCCGGCGCCTCGAGGGCGTGCACGAGCGGCTGCGCAACGTGCATCCCGACGCCCGCGGCGACTGGGTGGGTGCGGCGCGCTGGTACCTGGATCCGCGGATGCGGCGCCCCGGCCGCTGA